Proteins from one Dysgonomonas sp. HDW5A genomic window:
- a CDS encoding L-rhamnose mutarotase produces the protein MENLKSGYIRESYLTQTKRYCQFLKLKLDGDKVEQYKYWHESQNIWPEIPEGIRKAGILDMEIYLIGNIEVMIVETPLDFNWDEAFGRLASYDRQAEWEEFMSQFQDVENGGTSDEKWQLMERIFSLEDCLKVK, from the coding sequence ATGGAAAATCTTAAATCGGGATATATAAGAGAGTCTTATTTGACTCAGACGAAACGTTATTGTCAGTTTTTGAAATTAAAATTAGACGGAGATAAAGTCGAGCAGTATAAGTATTGGCATGAAAGTCAAAATATATGGCCGGAAATTCCCGAGGGGATCAGAAAGGCCGGGATTTTGGATATGGAGATTTATCTGATTGGCAATATAGAGGTGATGATTGTTGAAACGCCGTTGGATTTTAATTGGGATGAGGCATTTGGTCGATTGGCATCTTATGACCGACAGGCTGAATGGGAAGAATTTATGTCGCAATTTCAAGATGTAGAGAATGGCGGTACATCAGATGAGAAGTGGCAATTGATGGAGCGAATTTTTTCTTTAGAAGATTGCCTAAAGGTAAAATAA